A window from bacterium encodes these proteins:
- the ahcY gene encoding adenosylhomocysteinase produces MNYSIKDIKLAEGGKKRIEWAYQDMKVMGLLRDTYKKIKSFKGMRIGCCLHITTETANLVITLKEAGADIYLCASNPLSTQDDVAACLVKYEKINVFGKYGDDKKAYYQNIKNVMAIKPHLVVDDGCDLISSLHKNPVFTENLIGATEETTTGVIRLRNLAKKGMLKFPVIAVNDADTKHLFDNRYGTGQSTVDGILRATNIMISGKIAVVCGYGWCGKGIAKRLSGMGARVIITEIEPVKALEAIMDGYYVLPVSEAVKIGDIFITSTGNTTVIGLKDIKKMKDGAILANAGHFNVEIDVASLESIAKKRKIKECLDEYIMPSGKKIYLLGEGRLVNLACAEGHPSCVMDMSFANQFLSLEYLKNHPSLKPEVYKVPSDIDRKVAEMKLKTMGIRIDKLTSEQKKYLASWEAGT; encoded by the coding sequence ATGAACTATTCAATAAAGGATATAAAATTAGCAGAAGGAGGTAAGAAAAGGATTGAATGGGCATATCAGGATATGAAAGTTATGGGTTTGCTGAGAGACACCTATAAAAAGATTAAATCATTTAAGGGGATGCGGATAGGATGCTGTCTGCATATTACAACCGAAACAGCCAATCTTGTAATAACCCTTAAAGAAGCCGGAGCAGATATTTATCTATGTGCTTCAAATCCATTAAGCACTCAGGACGATGTGGCTGCCTGTCTTGTAAAATATGAAAAAATAAATGTCTTTGGAAAGTATGGGGACGACAAGAAGGCATATTATCAGAACATTAAAAATGTTATGGCAATAAAACCACATCTTGTGGTAGATGATGGATGTGATCTTATATCATCACTTCATAAAAATCCTGTATTTACAGAAAACCTTATAGGAGCTACAGAAGAGACAACAACAGGTGTAATACGTCTTAGAAATTTAGCAAAAAAAGGGATGTTAAAATTTCCTGTTATTGCAGTGAATGACGCTGATACAAAACATCTTTTTGATAATAGATATGGAACAGGTCAGTCAACTGTTGATGGAATACTTCGCGCTACCAATATTATGATAAGTGGGAAGATAGCAGTTGTATGTGGTTATGGATGGTGTGGTAAAGGAATAGCAAAACGTTTATCAGGAATGGGTGCCAGGGTTATTATTACTGAGATAGAACCAGTGAAGGCACTTGAGGCAATAATGGATGGATATTATGTTTTACCTGTATCAGAAGCAGTAAAAATCGGAGATATTTTCATAACTTCAACAGGAAATACAACAGTCATAGGGTTAAAGGATATAAAAAAGATGAAAGATGGTGCAATCCTCGCCAATGCAGGACATTTCAATGTAGAGATTGATGTAGCATCTCTTGAAAGTATTGCTAAAAAAAGGAAAATAAAAGAGTGTCTTGATGAATATATAATGCCCAGCGGGAAAAAAATTTATCTATTAGGAGAAGGACGACTTGTAAACCTTGCATGTGCTGAAGGGCATCCTTCTTGTGTTATGGATATGAGTTTTGCCAATCAGTTTTTATCTCTTGAATATCTTAAAAATCATCCTTCATTAAAACCAGAGGTATATAAAGTTCCTTCTGATATAGATAGAAAAGTTGCGGAGATGAAACTTAAAACAATGGGTATAAGAATAGACAAACTAACCTCTGAACAAAAAAAATATCTGGCTTCATGGGAAGCGGGAACATAA
- the rho gene encoding transcription termination factor Rho produces the protein MDVAALRKLTIPKLQTIAKALKVEGISNLRKEELIYKIMESQTKREGLLFAEGVLEILPDGFGFLRSPNYNYLPGPDDIYVSPSQIKKFSLKTGDTIAGQVRPPKDNEKYFALLKVENVNGDPPESIQSRIPFEELTPIHPNQRLLLETTSEEITTRVIDLVTPIGKGQRGLIVSPPRAGKTVILQKLANSIAKNHPEVYLIVLLVAERPEEVTEMRRIVKGEVISATFDESPERHTQVAEIVMEKAKRLVEHKKDVVILLDSITRLARAYNVLVPHTGKIMSGGLESTALDKPKRFFGAARNIEEGGSLTVIGTALIDTGSKMDDVIFEEFKGTGNMEINLDRKLADRRIFPAIDINRSGTRREELLVNPDELQLMWLLRKVLAPLNPIEAMELLIARMKSAKSNIELLLNIKAQTQ, from the coding sequence ATGGATGTAGCAGCACTGAGGAAATTAACAATCCCTAAATTGCAAACAATAGCAAAAGCACTTAAGGTTGAAGGTATAAGCAATCTCCGGAAAGAAGAACTTATATATAAGATAATGGAATCACAGACAAAAAGAGAAGGACTTTTGTTTGCTGAAGGGGTCTTAGAAATACTTCCTGATGGATTTGGATTTTTGAGGTCTCCAAATTACAACTATCTACCAGGACCTGATGATATATATGTCTCCCCGTCTCAGATTAAAAAATTCTCTTTGAAAACAGGAGATACAATCGCGGGACAGGTAAGACCACCAAAAGACAACGAAAAATATTTTGCTCTGTTAAAAGTTGAAAACGTAAATGGTGACCCACCTGAAAGTATTCAATCAAGAATACCATTTGAAGAACTTACTCCTATCCACCCCAACCAGCGACTCTTACTGGAGACAACTTCAGAAGAGATAACCACAAGGGTAATAGACCTTGTTACCCCCATAGGCAAAGGACAGAGAGGACTGATTGTATCACCACCACGAGCAGGAAAAACAGTTATCCTTCAAAAACTTGCAAATTCAATAGCAAAAAATCATCCTGAGGTATATCTTATTGTATTACTTGTAGCGGAAAGACCGGAAGAGGTTACAGAGATGAGACGAATCGTGAAAGGTGAAGTAATAAGTGCAACATTTGACGAATCACCTGAGAGACATACACAGGTAGCAGAAATAGTAATGGAAAAAGCAAAACGTCTTGTAGAACATAAAAAAGATGTTGTAATTCTACTTGACAGTATCACACGACTTGCAAGGGCTTATAATGTTCTCGTCCCTCACACAGGAAAAATTATGTCAGGCGGTCTTGAATCCACTGCTCTTGATAAACCCAAAAGGTTCTTTGGAGCAGCAAGAAACATTGAGGAAGGAGGAAGTTTAACAGTTATTGGAACAGCACTTATAGATACAGGGAGTAAGATGGATGATGTTATTTTTGAAGAGTTCAAAGGAACAGGAAATATGGAGATTAATCTTGACAGAAAACTTGCTGACAGGAGAATCTTTCCAGCAATAGATATTAACCGGTCTGGTACACGAAGAGAAGAACTCCTCGTAAATCCGGATGAACTACAACTTATGTGGCTTTTAAGAAAAGTT
- the coaE gene encoding dephospho-CoA kinase (Dephospho-CoA kinase (CoaE) performs the final step in coenzyme A biosynthesis.), which produces MGSGNIKKQKNSLKIGITGIFGSGKTTVSSIFKKNGIPVISCDDIVHNLLKKKEIINKISLVFGKDVINKGKIDRQRLSNIVFSNNKERKKLEMILHPYVFKEIDKKLLDYSRKKSIIAIEIPLLFETKSEKLVDKIVVVSASHQKISQRLEGRFSKKEIKERWNAQIPLREKEKKADYVIDNSGFYSKTFQQVKDIIKKLKVLTE; this is translated from the coding sequence ATGGGAAGCGGGAACATAAAAAAACAAAAAAACTCCCTTAAAATTGGAATAACTGGTATATTTGGTTCAGGAAAAACCACAGTGAGTTCTATCTTTAAGAAAAATGGAATTCCTGTAATATCCTGTGATGATATAGTCCATAATCTTTTGAAGAAAAAAGAGATTATAAATAAGATAAGTCTTGTCTTTGGAAAAGATGTCATAAACAAAGGTAAGATTGACAGACAACGATTGAGTAATATTGTGTTTTCTAATAATAAGGAAAGAAAAAAACTTGAAATGATTTTACATCCTTATGTTTTCAAAGAGATTGATAAAAAATTACTTGACTACAGCAGAAAAAAGAGTATAATAGCAATAGAAATTCCTTTATTGTTTGAAACAAAATCGGAAAAATTAGTTGATAAAATAGTTGTTGTCTCAGCATCCCACCAGAAAATCTCGCAACGGCTGGAAGGAAGATTTAGTAAAAAAGAGATAAAAGAAAGATGGAACGCACAAATCCCATTGAGAGAGAAAGAAAAAAAAGCGGACTATGTTATTGATAATTCAGGTTTTTACTCTAAAACATTTCAACAGGTTAAAGATATTATAAAAAAGTTAAAAGTTCTCACAGAATAA